A window of Formosa sp. Hel1_31_208 contains these coding sequences:
- a CDS encoding ATP-dependent Clp protease ATP-binding subunit, with product MDDNFSPRVKDVIAYSKEEALRLGHDFIGTEHLMLGLLRDGNGKAIDILNALDIDLNHLRRKVEILSPANPNISVASNEKKNLHLTRQAERALKTTFLEAKLFQSTSINTAHLLLCILRNENDPTTKLLNKLKVDYDNVKEQFKFMITNDDDYLDLPKSESFSDDEPNDEGEAKENPFGQSSAKSTKKSKTPVLDNFGRDLTVMAEEGKLDPVVGREKEIQRVSQILSRRKKNNPLLIGEPGVGKSAIAEGLALRIVKRKVSRILFNKRVVTLDLASLVAGTKYRGQFEERMKAVMNELEKNDDIILFIDEIHTIVGAGGATGSLDASNMFKPALARGEIQCIGATTLDEYRQYIEKDGALERRFQKVIVEPTTVEETVEILNNIKGKYEEHHNVDYTPEAILACVKLTNRYMTERFLPDKAIDALDEAGSRVHITNIDVPKQVIELEKKLEEVKETKNTVVKKQKYEEAAKLRDDEKRLEKELAIAQEKWEEETKQHREIVTEDNVADVVSMMTGIPVNRIAQTESNKLAKLPELIKGKVIGQDEAVAKVVKAIQRNRAGLKDPNKPIRSFIFLGQTGVGKTQLAKVLARELFDSEDALVRIDMSEYMEKFAISRLVGAPPGYVGYEEGGQLTEKVRRKPYAVILLDEIEKAHPDVFNMLLQVLDDGYLTDSLGRKIDFRNTIIIMTSNIGARKLKDFGQGVGFGTSAKAAQANDNSRSIIENALKKAFAPEFLNRIDDVMVFNALEKEDINKIIDIELAFLVKRIEDLGYQLKLSKKAKSYIAEKGFDKEYGARPLKRAIQKYIEDALAEEIINSQLQEGDTIHMDLDTKLDELTIKIVKSETQTKS from the coding sequence ATGGATGATAATTTTTCCCCAAGAGTTAAAGATGTAATTGCATACAGCAAAGAGGAAGCATTGCGACTAGGTCACGATTTTATTGGTACCGAACATTTAATGTTAGGGCTGCTCCGTGATGGTAATGGGAAAGCAATAGATATATTGAATGCGCTGGATATAGACCTCAATCATTTAAGGCGAAAAGTCGAGATTCTAAGTCCGGCAAACCCCAATATAAGTGTAGCTTCAAATGAGAAAAAGAACTTACACCTCACACGACAAGCCGAACGCGCACTGAAAACCACGTTTTTAGAAGCTAAATTATTTCAGAGCACGTCGATAAATACAGCACATCTTTTATTGTGCATTCTAAGAAATGAAAACGATCCTACCACGAAACTTTTAAATAAGCTCAAGGTAGATTATGATAATGTAAAAGAACAATTCAAATTTATGATAACTAATGATGATGACTATCTAGACCTTCCAAAATCAGAGTCGTTCTCTGATGACGAACCTAATGATGAAGGTGAAGCTAAAGAAAATCCGTTCGGACAATCTTCAGCGAAATCAACAAAAAAATCTAAAACACCTGTGCTTGACAATTTTGGTCGAGATCTCACCGTAATGGCCGAAGAAGGTAAATTAGATCCTGTTGTGGGACGTGAAAAAGAAATTCAACGTGTGTCTCAAATATTGAGCCGACGTAAAAAGAATAATCCCTTATTAATCGGCGAACCAGGTGTTGGTAAATCGGCTATTGCTGAAGGACTTGCACTTAGAATCGTAAAACGTAAAGTATCAAGAATACTTTTCAATAAACGCGTCGTAACCCTTGATTTAGCGAGCTTAGTAGCTGGTACAAAATATCGTGGTCAATTTGAAGAGCGCATGAAAGCCGTGATGAACGAATTAGAGAAGAATGATGATATTATTCTTTTTATTGATGAAATTCATACCATTGTTGGTGCTGGAGGTGCCACTGGAAGTTTAGATGCTTCTAATATGTTTAAACCTGCCTTAGCACGTGGAGAAATTCAATGTATTGGTGCCACCACATTAGATGAATACAGACAGTATATCGAAAAAGATGGTGCCTTAGAGCGTCGTTTCCAAAAAGTTATTGTAGAACCGACTACCGTAGAAGAAACCGTAGAAATTCTTAATAATATTAAAGGAAAGTACGAAGAACATCACAATGTAGATTACACACCTGAGGCCATTCTAGCCTGTGTAAAACTTACGAATAGATATATGACCGAACGCTTTTTACCAGACAAAGCTATTGATGCTTTAGATGAAGCGGGTTCGCGGGTTCACATCACAAATATTGATGTTCCTAAACAAGTTATCGAACTTGAAAAGAAGCTCGAAGAAGTCAAGGAAACCAAAAATACAGTTGTTAAAAAACAAAAGTATGAGGAAGCCGCAAAATTAAGAGATGATGAAAAACGTCTTGAAAAGGAACTTGCTATTGCTCAAGAAAAATGGGAAGAGGAAACCAAACAGCACCGTGAAATTGTCACTGAAGACAATGTTGCAGATGTGGTGTCAATGATGACTGGCATCCCTGTAAATCGCATTGCACAAACCGAAAGTAATAAGCTTGCAAAGCTCCCTGAACTCATCAAAGGAAAAGTTATTGGTCAAGACGAGGCAGTTGCGAAGGTTGTGAAAGCCATTCAGCGTAATCGTGCCGGACTTAAAGATCCTAATAAACCCATTAGGTCATTTATATTTTTAGGGCAAACAGGCGTCGGAAAAACGCAATTAGCAAAAGTACTGGCTCGTGAACTCTTTGATAGTGAAGACGCACTGGTTAGAATTGACATGAGTGAATACATGGAAAAATTCGCTATTTCAAGATTAGTAGGTGCACCTCCAGGATACGTCGGTTACGAAGAAGGAGGTCAATTAACCGAAAAAGTGCGTCGTAAGCCTTATGCGGTGATTTTGTTAGACGAAATAGAAAAAGCGCATCCAGATGTGTTTAATATGTTATTGCAGGTATTAGATGATGGCTATTTAACAGATAGTTTAGGTCGTAAGATCGATTTCAGAAATACCATCATCATTATGACCTCAAATATTGGTGCGCGTAAACTGAAAGATTTCGGACAAGGCGTTGGATTTGGAACCTCTGCAAAAGCAGCACAAGCGAATGACAATTCTAGAAGCATTATTGAAAATGCGCTTAAGAAAGCTTTTGCGCCCGAATTCTTGAATAGAATTGATGATGTCATGGTCTTTAACGCTTTAGAGAAAGAAGATATCAATAAGATTATTGATATAGAATTAGCGTTTCTTGTGAAACGTATTGAAGATCTTGGCTATCAACTAAAATTAAGCAAAAAAGCGAAATCATATATCGCTGAAAAAGGCTTTGATAAAGAATATGGTGCGCGACCTTTAAAGCGTGCAATTCAAAAGTATATCGAAGATGCTTTAGCAGAAGAGATTATTAACTCACAGCTTCAAGAAGGTGACACGATTCATATGGATCTAGATACTAAACTGGATGAGTTAACGATTAAGATTGTTAAATCTGAAACACAAACAAAATCGTAG
- a CDS encoding tetratricopeptide repeat protein gives MKKQIVVALALLVGTVSFSQKKELKTAEKAIKTGNFADAKSALQSAESLMGAADDKSKAKYHFLMGQALYANGTASNADIDKAIESFDMVGTIEGGSGKYSGQIEDLKSQMLNNFLTKANASLTSKDYLKSSADFEKAYRMSPKDTLYLYYAASTAVTAQDYNTSLKYYEELRDLGFEGIAIQYTATNKETGEIDPFDTKSLRDYSVRAGTHIAPKDKKTDSKAAEIVKNIALIHVANGNDEKAVEAMKLAREKNPDDLGLLLSEANVQLKMGNTDRFKDLMQEATAKDPNNAELQYNLGVISAESGDSESAMAYYEKAIELDPSYTDAYNNMAVLLLSTEKDLVAEMNSLGTSKADNKRYDELKAQRTSIYESAIPYLETTLKLKPKDIQAAQTLMNIYSAIGETDKFKAMKAKVAELEAGN, from the coding sequence ATGAAAAAACAAATTGTAGTTGCTCTAGCACTTTTGGTAGGTACTGTTTCATTTTCACAAAAGAAAGAACTTAAAACAGCTGAAAAAGCAATTAAAACAGGAAACTTTGCCGATGCTAAATCGGCTTTACAATCGGCAGAGTCATTGATGGGTGCAGCAGATGATAAATCAAAAGCAAAATACCATTTTTTAATGGGTCAAGCGCTGTACGCGAATGGTACAGCATCAAATGCTGATATCGATAAAGCTATTGAAAGCTTTGATATGGTAGGAACTATTGAAGGTGGCAGTGGGAAATATAGTGGGCAGATTGAGGATTTAAAATCTCAAATGCTCAATAATTTTCTTACGAAAGCAAACGCATCTTTAACAAGTAAAGACTATCTAAAATCTTCAGCAGATTTTGAAAAGGCGTATCGCATGTCGCCAAAAGACACCTTATATCTTTATTATGCAGCATCAACAGCGGTGACGGCACAAGACTATAATACCTCTTTAAAATATTATGAAGAATTAAGAGATTTAGGTTTTGAAGGAATCGCAATTCAGTACACTGCAACGAATAAAGAAACTGGAGAAATAGATCCATTTGATACTAAAAGTCTGAGAGATTATTCGGTTAGAGCTGGCACACATATCGCTCCAAAGGATAAGAAAACGGATTCGAAAGCTGCAGAGATTGTAAAAAATATTGCTTTAATCCACGTTGCTAACGGTAATGATGAGAAGGCAGTTGAAGCTATGAAGTTGGCTCGAGAGAAAAACCCTGATGATTTAGGTTTATTGCTTTCTGAAGCCAATGTGCAACTTAAAATGGGAAACACAGATCGCTTTAAAGACTTAATGCAAGAAGCTACAGCGAAAGATCCTAATAATGCTGAACTTCAGTATAACTTAGGAGTTATTTCGGCAGAATCAGGCGATAGCGAATCAGCTATGGCTTATTATGAAAAAGCAATAGAATTAGATCCATCATATACAGATGCTTATAATAATATGGCTGTACTTTTATTAAGTACTGAAAAAGATTTAGTAGCAGAGATGAATTCTCTAGGCACATCAAAAGCTGACAATAAGCGCTATGATGAGTTAAAGGCGCAACGTACAAGTATTTATGAGTCTGCTATTCCTTACCTTGAAACAACTTTAAAATTGAAGCCTAAAGATATTCAAGCTGCACAAACGCTAATGAATATATATAGTGCTATTGGCGAAACTGATAAGTTTAAGGCCATGAAAGCTAAAGTTGCAGAATTAGAAGCAGGAAATTAA
- a CDS encoding C40 family peptidase, with product MQYGICNLSIVPLRVEPSDACELVSQVLYGELFKVLEQRKSWSRIRLAFDKYEGWIDNKQYLEITEDNYKNITQQQPILSSDLIEYVQDENDQLYTIPIGSSLNGLELLNHTHDGNSIALKQDKTNLIKTAFTYLNAPYLWGGKTPFGIDCSGFTQMVYKINGYHLLRDASQQATQGIALSFIEESEPGDLAFFDNSEGHITHVGIIMEDNYIIHAHGKVRIDRLDHSGIYNVDKGMHSHKLRVIKKII from the coding sequence ATGCAATACGGAATTTGTAATCTGAGTATTGTTCCTCTTAGAGTTGAACCAAGTGATGCTTGTGAATTAGTTTCTCAAGTATTATATGGCGAATTATTCAAAGTACTAGAACAACGTAAATCTTGGAGTAGAATTCGATTGGCATTTGACAAATATGAAGGTTGGATTGACAACAAACAGTATCTTGAAATTACAGAGGATAACTATAAGAATATAACGCAACAGCAACCGATCCTTTCTAGTGATCTCATTGAGTATGTTCAGGATGAAAACGACCAATTATACACGATTCCGATTGGCTCATCTCTTAATGGTTTAGAATTGTTAAATCACACACATGACGGTAATTCAATAGCATTAAAACAGGACAAAACCAACCTGATCAAAACAGCATTTACCTACCTTAATGCCCCCTACCTTTGGGGAGGAAAAACTCCGTTTGGGATAGACTGTTCAGGTTTTACTCAAATGGTATATAAAATCAATGGTTATCATTTACTTCGTGATGCATCACAACAAGCAACACAAGGTATAGCATTAAGTTTTATTGAAGAAAGTGAACCAGGTGACCTCGCATTTTTTGATAATTCTGAAGGTCATATCACCCACGTGGGTATCATCATGGAAGATAATTACATCATTCATGCGCATGGCAAAGTTAGAATAGATCGACTAGATCACTCCGGAATTTATAATGTAGACAAAGGAATGCATTCTCACAAATTGAGAGTTATTAAAAAGATTATATAA
- the gyrA gene encoding DNA gyrase subunit A, whose translation MEDGEKVIPINIEDEMKSAYIDYSMSVIVSRALPDVRDGLKPVHRRVLYGMHELGVRSNTAHKKSARIVGEVLGKYHPHGDTSVYDAMVRMAQEWSLRYMLVDGQGNFGSIDGDSPAAMRYTEARMKKISEEMLADIDKETVDHKLNFDDTLEEPTVLPTRIPGLLVNGASGIAVGMATNMPPHNLSEVIDGTIAYIDNNDIEIDELIQHVKAPDFPTGGTIYGYDGVREAFKTGRGRIVIRGKARIEEVQGRETIIVTEIPYQVNKADMIKKTADLINDKKIDGISLIRDESDRNGMRIVYILKRDAIPNIVLNTLYKYTALQSSFSVNNIALVKGRPQLLNLKEMIHYFVEHRHDVVVRRTVYELRKAEERAHILEGLIIASDNIDEVIALIRASSNADEARAKLIERFKLSEIQAKAIVEMRLRQLTGLEQDKLRSEYDLLMKTIEDLKDILDKKERRYEIIKDELFVIKDKYGDERRSLIEYAGGDLSIEDMIPDEQVVITISHAGYIKRTSLTEYKTQNRGGVGQKASTTRNEDFLEHLFVGTNHQYMLFFTQKGKCFWMRVYEIPEGSKTSKGRAIQNLINIEQDDKVMAFICTQDLKDEEYINSHYVIMATKKGQVKKTSLEQYSRPRTNGINAITIKEDDELLEAKLTTGNSQVMLALKSGKAIRFEEEKTRPMGRNASGVRGIRLANDKDEVIGMIAIENPQEESVLVVSEKGFGKRSYIDDPEDGEAVYRITNRGGKGVKTISITEKTGHLVAIKTVTDDDDLMIINKSGIAIRMGVNDLRVMGRATQGVKLINLKGSDSIAAVAKVMKEDEEDIDSENTDIEDVNDDGTTLDNNQEEE comes from the coding sequence ATGGAAGACGGAGAGAAAGTGATTCCTATTAACATTGAGGATGAAATGAAATCAGCCTACATTGATTATTCAATGTCGGTCATTGTGTCACGTGCATTACCTGATGTAAGAGATGGTTTAAAACCAGTTCACAGACGTGTCCTTTATGGAATGCATGAACTAGGTGTTAGATCAAATACTGCTCATAAAAAATCAGCAAGAATTGTCGGTGAAGTATTAGGTAAGTACCACCCTCATGGTGATACTTCGGTATATGACGCCATGGTGCGTATGGCTCAAGAATGGAGTTTGCGTTATATGCTTGTGGACGGACAAGGGAACTTTGGATCTATTGATGGTGATAGTCCTGCAGCAATGCGTTATACTGAAGCCAGAATGAAAAAGATTTCTGAAGAAATGCTGGCAGATATCGATAAAGAAACTGTTGATCACAAATTAAATTTTGATGATACGCTTGAAGAACCTACAGTACTTCCTACTAGAATCCCAGGATTACTTGTAAACGGAGCATCTGGTATTGCAGTAGGTATGGCCACTAACATGCCACCTCACAATTTGTCAGAGGTCATTGATGGAACGATTGCCTATATAGATAATAACGATATTGAGATTGATGAGTTAATTCAGCATGTGAAAGCACCAGATTTTCCTACGGGAGGAACCATTTATGGTTATGATGGTGTTCGTGAGGCTTTTAAAACAGGTCGTGGGCGAATTGTGATTAGAGGAAAGGCTAGAATTGAAGAAGTGCAAGGTAGAGAAACTATTATTGTTACTGAAATACCATATCAAGTCAATAAGGCAGATATGATTAAAAAGACTGCCGATTTAATTAATGACAAGAAAATTGATGGTATTTCTCTTATTAGAGATGAATCGGATAGAAATGGAATGCGTATCGTTTATATTTTAAAGCGTGACGCTATTCCAAATATTGTATTAAATACCTTATATAAATATACAGCGTTACAGTCATCATTTAGTGTTAATAATATTGCCTTAGTTAAAGGCCGTCCGCAGTTATTGAATCTGAAAGAAATGATTCATTACTTTGTAGAGCATAGACATGATGTTGTTGTAAGGCGTACTGTTTATGAATTGCGCAAAGCGGAAGAACGTGCTCATATACTTGAAGGTTTAATTATTGCTTCAGATAATATAGATGAAGTTATTGCGCTTATTCGTGCATCTTCAAATGCAGACGAAGCCCGAGCCAAATTAATTGAGCGCTTTAAGCTATCAGAAATACAAGCTAAAGCAATTGTAGAAATGCGATTACGTCAACTTACAGGATTAGAACAAGATAAATTACGTTCTGAATACGACCTGTTGATGAAGACAATTGAAGATCTTAAAGATATCTTAGATAAGAAAGAACGTCGCTATGAGATTATCAAAGATGAACTTTTTGTTATCAAAGATAAATATGGTGATGAACGTCGTTCACTTATTGAATACGCAGGTGGTGACTTGAGTATTGAAGATATGATTCCAGATGAGCAAGTGGTGATTACCATCTCTCACGCTGGATATATTAAAAGAACATCTTTAACGGAATATAAAACACAGAATAGAGGTGGTGTTGGACAAAAAGCATCAACAACGCGTAACGAAGATTTCTTAGAGCATTTATTTGTAGGAACGAATCACCAATACATGTTGTTCTTTACTCAAAAAGGGAAATGTTTCTGGATGCGTGTTTATGAAATTCCAGAAGGTAGCAAGACTTCCAAAGGTAGAGCCATTCAAAATTTGATTAATATTGAGCAAGATGATAAAGTTATGGCGTTCATTTGTACTCAAGATTTAAAAGATGAAGAGTATATCAATAGTCATTACGTCATCATGGCAACTAAAAAAGGCCAGGTTAAGAAAACCTCTTTAGAACAGTATTCTAGACCTCGTACTAATGGAATCAATGCGATTACAATTAAAGAGGATGACGAACTACTCGAAGCGAAATTAACTACTGGTAATAGTCAAGTGATGTTGGCATTGAAATCTGGTAAGGCAATTCGATTTGAAGAAGAGAAAACAAGACCAATGGGAAGAAATGCTTCAGGTGTGAGAGGTATTCGATTAGCAAATGATAAAGATGAAGTCATTGGAATGATTGCTATAGAAAATCCACAAGAAGAATCTGTTTTAGTTGTTTCTGAAAAAGGATTTGGAAAACGCAGTTATATTGATGATCCAGAAGATGGAGAAGCTGTATACCGTATTACGAATCGTGGAGGAAAAGGTGTTAAAACCATTTCTATTACTGAGAAGACAGGTCATTTAGTCGCGATTAAAACGGTGACAGATGATGATGATTTAATGATCATTAATAAGTCTGGTATTGCCATAAGAATGGGAGTCAATGATTTAAGGGTCATGGGACGCGCCACACAAGGTGTGAAGCTCATTAACCTTAAAGGGAGTGATTCAATAGCCGCTGTGGCAAAAGTCATGAAAGAAGATGAAGAAGATATTGATTCTGAAAACACTGATATTGAAGACGTTAATGATGATGGCACAACTCTTGATAATAACCAAGAAGAAGAATAA